One genomic window of Biomphalaria glabrata chromosome 9, xgBioGlab47.1, whole genome shotgun sequence includes the following:
- the LOC106073330 gene encoding uncharacterized protein LOC106073330 has translation MYDLRESVPPKNTMSEDKTKENFGADYTTEKYLNPSYANSSTISNIRTILMSPSKNLGREPASTSTNATDTGGFKQIKTLGLMSKSRPETGIPNIVLMSPINLSDDTANKVLFVWHKPAPKNISSHESEIPHVADKATHFTEELRKEIKKEIQFEDEETSHPCKERSVGRNYVCDKEIKVEIDEQNINSGQTDVSGAVQTPTEEAQSLCTDEKLDIGNFETVGKQSSFCLPNPEFVDANMVSRFDCYDHFPAMAKIESGRKCVRNGCGRVSYFFCRKCSEFLCITGTDINDDCFYLYHHR, from the exons ATGTATGACTTAAg aGAAAGTGTTCCTCCTAAGAACACTATGAGTGAGGACAAGACAAAAGAG aattttgGTGCAGATTACACCACAGAGAAATATCTAAACCCAAGTTATGCCAATTCATCTACTATTAGTAACATTAGGACAATTTTGATGTCCCCGAGTAAGAATCTTGGCAGAGAACCAGCTTCCACTTCAACAAATGCAACAGATACTGGTGGTTTTAAGCAAATTAAAACTCTAGGTTTAATGAGCAAATCAAGACCAGAAACAGGCATTCCAAATATTGTCTTAATGAGTCCTATAAACCTATCTGATGACACTGCAaataaagttttgtttgtttggcatAAGCCTGCTCCGAAAAATATAAGCTCTCATGAATCag AGATACCACATGTAGCTGATAAGGCAACACATTTTACAGAGGAATTAAGGAAAGAGATTaagaaagaaatacaatttGAGGATGAAGAAACATCACATCCATGCAAGGAGCGTAGTGTTGGACGAAATTATGTTTGC GATAAGGAGATAAAAGTGGAAATAGATGAGCAAAATATAAACTCTGGACAGACTGATGTATCTGGCGCTGTCCAAACACCAACAGAAGAAGCACAAAGCCTCTGTACAGATGAAAAGTTGGATATAGGAAATTTTGAGACAGTAGGAAAGCAAT CTTCCTTTTGCTTGCCTAACCCAGAATTTGTTGATGCAAACATGGTATCCAGATTTGATTGCTATGACCATTTTCCTGCCATGGCAAAGATAGAATCTGGCAGAAAATGTGTGAGAAACGGTTGTGGCCGAGTGTCTTATTTCTTCTGCAGGAAATGTAGTGAATTTTTGTGCATCACTGGCACCGACATCAATGATGactgcttttatttatatcatcaTCGCTGA